In Dysidea avara chromosome 3, odDysAvar1.4, whole genome shotgun sequence, a single window of DNA contains:
- the LOC136249254 gene encoding trans-1,2-dihydrobenzene-1,2-diol dehydrogenase-like, whose amino-acid sequence MSKGKLIRWGICGVGKISQDFCANLVNLPNEEHQVVAVAGRSLERAKEFAGRFSITKAYGSYEQLAQDNDVGIVYVGTIHPTHFDCCMKMFEHNKHILCEKPMTMNANQTRKLIETARSKKLFLMEAMWTRFFPAVLKLQELIADGTIGEVKLVKADFCMQPPERVDRLYDPALGGGATLDVGIYPIAMASLIFGGGRPESIKATGYLTDTGVDELASIIIKYPGNRVANLCCSLNLNMPKQAQICGSKGIVTLTEPFWCTTQLQTPSGNLDFPLPKPDLEMIFANGRGMTYEAEAVRRCLVEGKTECEAMPLDESLIIAETMDSILKQLGVKY is encoded by the exons ATGAGTAAAGGAAAGCTCATCAGATGGGGGATTTGCGGAGTGGGGAAGATATCTCAAGATTTCTGTGCGAATCTCGTGAACCTACCCAATGAAGAACACCAA GTGGTTGCAGTTGCTGGACGATCACTAGAAAGAGCAAAGGAGTTTGCTGGTCGTTTCTCCATAACTAAAGCCTATGGGTCTTATGAACAGTTGGCACAAGACAATGATGTGGGTATTGTGTATGTTGGGACCATCCATCCTACCCACTTTGACTGCTGCATGAAGATGTTTGAACACAACAAACACATTCTGTGTGAGAAGCCGATGACAATGAATGCCAACCAAACAAGAAAACTGATAGAAACTGCTCGAAGCAAGAAGTTGTTCTTAATGGAG GCAATGTGGACACGATTTTTCCCTGCCGTGTTAAAACTACAAGAACTCATAGCTGATGGTACCATTGGAGAAGTGAAATTAGTCAAAGCTGATTTTTGTATGCAGCCCCCAGAGAGAGTAGATCGACTATATGATCCGGCACTTG GTGGTGGTGCCACATTGGATGTTGGTATCTACCCCATTGCAATGGCCTCCCTGATATTTGGTGGTGGTAGACCAGAGAGCATCAAGGCCACTGGCTACCTTACTGATACTGGAGTGGATGAATTAGCCAGTATTATCATCAAATATCCTG GTAACAGAGTGGCTAATTTGTGCTGCTCACTCAACCTCAACATGCCAAAACAAGCACAGATTTGTGGTAGTAAAGGAATTGTGACATTGACTGAACCATTCTGGTGTACCACTCAACTACAGACACCATCTGGTAACTTGGACTTTCCCCTACCCAAACCTGACCTGGAAATGATCTTCGCTAATGGACGAGGAATGAC ttATGAAGCTGAAGCAGTCAGACGTTGTCTGGTGGAGGGCAAGACTGAATGTGAAGCAATGCCACTGGATGAGTCATTGATCATCGCTGAAACTATGGACTCTATCTTGAAACAACTTGGAGTGAAATATTAA
- the LOC136248301 gene encoding nose resistant to fluoxetine protein 6-like, translated as MASDIGARPISVLVLSLKQYFSTHIGWAFCPSTSMGLYQFKQMSFGLTGAPDSSNISLCTLLEERMFPTASQNFGSNLTNLLWILLTSSGLANPNYIHDPEISPNSINCKDSIQSMIMSETNGLKLIANNHNIGNSHEWSLLSGQAVFLGEYDKCINMKETKSGKMKYCIFDLEINIFTEISVRKIGDFKLQIGLCTLPACLTENFATVISYVNKNSHIDDAQRKYHIQISKKDQGAFCPLTNVDYDMTTIFTCAFIIILVGLVVLATALDMKTPRDCAEYSSDLILAFSLPKNLHVLFATKNSESSIKVVIGIRVICMFWIILYHVHFTALLYPEVSNNPDYFKKLSRRFLYQPITNVTFAVDSFLFLSSLLSAYWTLKDMERYGRFRWWYFYLHRYFHISPLHYFFALFSFTIFPHLGSGPFWRAFDYHSCQKTWWTNLIYAMNFLSSDQCYGVTWYLAVDMQLYIISPIFIVLLFNAWYVGLVVITLMMVGASITVGIIANSNGYYAAVSANPNHTYQIVHFYNKPYFRINAYLVGIVFAYILYKKDNIFSKYDSPLKKRITNLASWMLAGLLCISVTFGTYREWHGQPFSNLENVTFLMFSGIAWCTGLAIIIYCCNNTYGGVVNVALSWSGWDVLAKLTFGAYLSHMLVFYHTFGTFRSDLTYTNYFVAQLYIISVIKSYSVSLLTAVMIELPLAKVTSLCFTRLGIQTRPK; from the coding sequence TGTACACTACTTGAGGAGAGAATGTTTCCTACAGCATCACAAAATTTTGGTAGCAACCTTACCAACCTTTTATGGATTTTGCTTACAAGTTCTGGTTTAGCTAATCCAAATTACATACATGACCCAGAAATTTCCCCCAACAGCATTAACTGTAAAGACTCCATTCAGAGCATGATTATGTCAGAGACTAATGGATTAAAGTTGATAGCTAACAATCACAACATTGGTAACAGTCACGAATGGAGTTTACTGAGTGGTCAGGCTGTCTTTCTTGGTGAGTATGATAAGTGCATAAATATGAAGGAAACAAAGTCAGGCAAAATGAAGTACTGTATTTTTGACTTAGAAAtaaacatatttacagaaatcAGTGTCAGGAAAATTGGAGATTTCAAATTACAGATAGGCTTGTGTACTCTTCCTGCTTGCTTGACAGAAAATTTTGCAACAGTGATATCTTATGTGAACAAGAACAGTCACATTGATGATGCACAAAGGAAGTACCACATACAAATCAGTAAAAAAGACCAAGGTGCATTTTGTCCTTTGACCAATGTTGATTATGATATGACCACCATTTTTACTTGTGCCTTTATTATCATTTTAGTTGGGTTAGTTGTACTAGCCACTGCATTAGACATGAAAACACCACGAGATTGTGCTGAGTATTCTTCTGACTTGATTTTGGCATTTTCATTACCAAAAAATTTGCATGTACTTTTTGCTACAAAGAATTCAGAATCTTCAATCAAAGTTGTTATTGGTATCAGAGTCATCTGCATGTTCTGGATTATCTTGTATCACGTACATTTCACTGCATTACTCTACCCTGAGGTTAGTAACAATCCTGATTACTTCAAGAAATTATCTAGAAGATTTTTGTACCAGCCGATAACAAATGTGACTTTTGCTGTTGACAGTTTCTTGTTTCTGAGTAGCCTATTATCAGCCTATTGGACACTGAAGGATATGGAAAGATATGGGAGATTTCGATGGTGGTATTTTTATTTACATAGATATTTCCACATCTCTCCTTTGCATTACTTTTTTGCATTATTTTCATTTACAATCTTTCCTCATCTTGGGTCAGGCCCTTTTTGGCGAGCATTTGATTACCACTCCTGTCAGAAGACTTGGTGGACAAATCTTATCTATGCAATGAACTTCCTATCCAGTGATCAGTGTTATGGGGTCACTTGGTATTTGGCAGTTGATATGCAATTATACATTATTTCTCCAATATTTATTGTACTCTTGTTCAATGCATGGTATGTCGGGCTGGTAGTTATCACATTGATGATGGTTGGAGCATCAATTACTGTTGGAATTATTGCTAACTCCAATGGATATTATGCTGCGGTGAGTGCTAACCCAAATCATACATATCAGATTGTCCATTTTTACAACAAGCCTTATTTCAGGATCAATGCTTACCTTGTTGGCATAGTTTTTGCTTATATCCTTTACAAGAAAGataatatattttcaaaatatgATTCTCCATTGAAAAAGAGAATAACAAACTTGGCATCATGGATGCTAGCTGGGTTACTATGCATCTCTGTGACATTTGGTACTTACAGGGAATGGCATGGCCAACCATTCAGCAATTTAGAAAATGTGACGTTCTTAATGTTTTCTGGAATAGCTTGGTGTACAGGATTGGCAATCATAATTTACTGTTGCAATAACACATATGGTGGTGTAGTGAATGTAGCTCTTTCATGGTCAGGCTGGGATGTATTGGCTAAACTGACGTTTGGAGCTTATCTTAGTCATATGCTTGTATTCTATCACACTTTTGGAACATTTCGTTCAGATCTTACCTATACCAACTACTTTGTAGCACAACTGTACATTATTTCTGTAATAAAATCATATTCTGTTTCACTGTTAACTGCAGTAATGATTGAACTACCCCTGGCTAAAGTCACATCACTCTGCTTCACACGTCTTGGAATACAGACTCGTCCAAAGTAG
- the LOC136249253 gene encoding uncharacterized protein: MSSPTPSYPNLQTSFNQSQPSTPRLSSRMSMQSDGDFRDENEFVVVAEGDREQDDGTASALQSCEKWVLRPYRYLLLFLGWTDFGRGYKRVLRWIWVAAICFFIILTSLTQILSCFRRDRLDPHHKSSNSSIVSILCSNNLVSSYILLDLLVIISYLYGLYLFSKSETEYLLRLAENVFVKCYKFQRWPDPVPKFLIVTVFIYITGGISWIILSIFVRVLHAASYHLFSHHVHSEWESGPHLTHELKLALLGYSIFGFIFFDAVYVAAVVNHATQSEMNIYLLQSIKIRILSRKYSTTDEAIKDVKLASDHIRELNGKTATATALILFNLGASGVIAFMKLNDDNHQSGAQVVSSVFNMLLWSLLVLFPFVQAARVSSYCSKLLKTAPTIRARSLLYQESTTAELDSFIMYTSAIKMRAKMFGIPIYPWLMYSFLVVISFTMLVLFETGGYSVEGWF; this comes from the exons ATGAGTTCTCCTACTCCGTCATACCCTAACCTTCAGACGAGCTTTAATCAAAGCCAGCCCTCCACCCCACGCTTATCGTCTCGTATGTCAATGCAATCGGATGGTGACTTTAGAGACGAAAATGAATTTGTTGTTGTCGCTGAGGGTGACAGG GAGCAAGACGATGGTACTGCCAGTGCGTTACAATCTTGTGAGAAATGGGTGTTAAGGCCGTATCGCTATCTTCTGCTATTT CTGGGATGGACTGATTTTGGTAGAGGATATAAAAGAGTGTTACGTTGGATTTGGGTGGCAGCAATATGTTTTTTCATCATCCTTACATCTCTAACACAAATACTTTCATGTTTTCGCAGAGATCGG CTTGATCCTCACCACAAAAGTTCCAATTCTTCAATTGTATCAATATTATGCAGTAACAATCTTGTCAGTAGTTACATTCTTCTGGATTTGTTGGTGATAATCTCATATCTGTATGGCCTCTACTTGTTCTCCAAGTCAGAAACTGAATATCTCTTAAGACTGGCAGAGAAT GTGTTTGTAAAGTGTTACAAGTTCCAACGATGGCCTGATCCTGTGCCAAAGTTCCTCATTGTTACAGTATT CATCTACATTACAGGAGGAATTAGTTGGATTATATTATCAATATTCGTACGAGTGCTACACGCAGCATCCTACCATTTGTTCAGTCATCATGTGCACTCTGAGTGGGAGAGTGGACCACA TTTAACACATGAACTCAAGCTGGCACTGTTGGGCTACTCCATATTTGGATTTATCTTCTTTGATGCGGTTTATGTAGCAGCGGTGGTTAACCACGCTACTCAAAGTGAGATGAACATCTATCTGCTACAGTCAATCAAGATCAGAATACTGAGTAGAAAGTATTCCACCACTGATGAGGCGATAAAG GACGTCAAGTTGGCTAGTGATCATATTCGTGAATTAAATGGAAAGACTGCTACAGCCACAGCTCTGATATTGTTCAACTTGGGAGCATCAGGTGTAATAG CATTCATGAAGCTGAATGATGACAACCACCAGAGTGGAGCTCAAGTTGTATCATCAGTTTTTAATATGTTATTGTGGAGCTTGTTGGTGCTGTTCCCCTTTGTACAG GCAGCTAGAGTGTCCTCTTACTGCTCAAAGTTACTAAAAACAGCTCCAACAATTAGAGCAAGATCATTACTCTACCAGGAATCCACCACAGCAGAACTGGACTCCTTTATCATGTATACATCAGCAATTAAAATGAGA GCAAAGATGTTTGGTATACCAATATACCCATGGCTAATGTACAGTTTTCTTGTTGTCATCTCCTTCACAATGTTGGTACTATTTGAAACTGGTGGATATTCTGTGGAGGGATGGTTCTGA